One Solanum lycopersicum chromosome 4, SLM_r2.1 DNA window includes the following coding sequences:
- the LOC101255292 gene encoding transcription factor bHLH84, which produces MEHVGAFFDEEWESLSKLFSSTETADFMLQLQGDHGSMFSMNGSDNAGSSYRTDNPQVAFSQLSDEVNNNFQYLSQESSITSCGSDHGMFFTNPSHDHLQHSNNIDDVNNQLLQVAINNNLPDEYQSIDFFDMDSKNLENLCINQDFQAEMVCDQLDNAGISPVPHKEMQLKRKCDKIAHENPKKKSRGSQDAQKSTKKKMQPKKGKKNQKMTQINNEEGEEETNNNADNQIAQSSSCCSSEDDSNASQELNGGTVSSNPKGKSRASRGAATDPQSLYARRRRERINERLRILQNLVPNGTKVDISTMLEEAVTYVKFLQLQIKLLSSDELWMYAPLAYHGMDIGIYQKMLPNMQ; this is translated from the exons aTGGAACATGTTGGAGCTTTTTTTGATGAAGAATGGGAGTCATTGAGCAAATTATTCTCTAGTACTGAAACTGCAGATTTCATGCTGCAATTGCAAGGTGATCATGGAAGTATGTTCTCGATGAATGGTAGCGATAATGCTGGCTCGAGCTATAGGACTGATAATCCACAAGTAGCATTCTCTCAATTGTCTGATGAAGTTAACaataactttcaatatttatctCAAGAAAGTAGCATTACTAGCTGCGGAAGTGATCATGGAATGTTTTTTACTAACCCGAGCCACGACCATCTGCAGCATTCTAACAACATTGATGATGTTAACAATCAGCTTCTTCAAGTAGCAATCAACAACAACCTTCCTGATGAGTATCAGTCCATTGATTTCTTCGATATGGACAgcaaaaatcttgaaaatttgtGTATTAATCAAGATTTTCAAGCTGAAATGGTATGCGATCAATTGGACAATGCTGGGATATCCCCTGTTCCACACAAGGAAATGCAATTGAAAAGGAAATGTGACaaaatagcacatgaaaatcccaAGAAGAAATCGCGGGGTTCACAAGAT GCACAGAAAAGTACTAAGAAAAAGATGCAGccaaaaaaggggaaaaagaaTCAGAAAATGACTCAAATTAAcaatgaagaaggagaagaagagacTAACAACAATGCAGATAACCAAATTGCTCAAAGCTCGAGTTGCTGCAGCTCTGAGGATGATTCTAATGCATCTCAAGAACTAAATGGAGGCACGGTATCTTCAAACCCCAAAGGAAAGTCAAGAGCTAGCAGAGGAGCTGCAACAGATCCACAAAGCCTTTATGCAagg agaagaagagaaagaattaACGAAAGATTGAGAATCTTGCAGAACCTTGTTCCTAATGGCACAAAG GTTGACATTAGCACAATGCTTGAAGAAGCAGTTACCTATGTGAAGTTTTTGCAGCTTCAAATTAAG TTACTGAGCTCAGATGAACTTTGGATGTATGCACCACTTGCTTATCATGGAATGGACATTGGCATCTATCAAAAAATGCTACCAAATATGCAATGA
- the LOC101260722 gene encoding adenine phosphoribosyltransferase 1, whose protein sequence is MAPHDLKDERIAGIASAIRVIPDFPKPGIMFQDITTLLLDPKAFKDTIDLFVERYKDKNISVVAGIEARGFIFGPPIALAIGAKFVPMRKPKKLPGEVISEEYSLEYGTDKIEMHVGAVQAGERALVVDDLIATGGTLSAAIRLLERVGVEVVECACVIELPELKGRERLGDKPLFVLVS, encoded by the exons ATGGCGCCTCATGATCTTAAAGATGAACGTATCGCTGGAATTGCTTCTGCTATTCGGGTCATACCCGACTTTCCTAAACCAG GGATCATGTTTCAGGATATAACGACTTTGCTACTTGATCCAAAGGCGTTTAAGGACACTATTGATTTGTTCGTTGAGAGATATAAGGACAAAAACATCAGTGTGGTTGCAG GTATTGAAGCAAGAGGTTTTATCTTTGGTCCTCCCATTGCATTGGCTATTGGAGCAAAATTTGTCCCCATGAGGAAACCCAAGAAGTTACCTG GGGAGGTTATTTCAGAAGAGTACTCTTTGGAGTATGGAACAGACAAGATTGAGATGCATGTAGGTGCTGTGCAAGCTGGTGAACGTGCCCTCGTGGTAGATGATCTAATTGCGACTGGAGGGACTCTAAGTGCTGCGATTAGGCTTCTTG AGCGTGTTGGAGTTGAGGTAGTCGAATGCGCATGCGTCATTGAGTTGCCAGAATTGAAG GGCCGTGAGCGCTTAGGAGATAAGCCACTGTTTGTTCTTGTGAGCTAA